CCGGTGCGGAAGTGGCGCAAGCGATGCAGGATATAATCGACCACAACATTTTCGTTACCAGCGGCGGGGATTTAGTCGAGATTTCGGCTGCGCGCATTGTAAGCCGCGAGGTCACCGAGCTGGAACTGGTCTAGACAAGGCGAGGTGATAACTGATGGAACAAGGCCTATGGGCCCAAATAGCCAATTT
The Bacillota bacterium DNA segment above includes these coding regions:
- a CDS encoding DUF2922 domain-containing protein; this encodes MEQTLMLVFKNAAGKNASLSLAAPREDLTGAEVAQAMQDIIDHNIFVTSGGDLVEISAARIVSREVTELELV